CATGAGTACTGATCTGAAAACTCAAACCGAACTGCATGCCACATTGAACCGTCAAACTGCCAACTGGACACTGCTGGGAATTAAGCTTCATCATTACCACTGGTTTGTTACCGGTACGGACTTCTTCACGCTTCACAGCCAATTCGAAGAGTATTATAACGAAGCTGCTGAATATGTGGATACTGTGGCGGAACGTCTGCTGGCGATCGGCGGCAAGCCCGCTTCCACAATGAAAGAATATTTGGCTCTGTCCAGCCTGCAGGAAGCGACCGGCGGCGAGAGCGCCAAGGAAATGGTGGCGGCTCTGGCCAAAGATTACGCGCTTCTCGCACAAGAGCTGAGCGCCGGCATTACACTGGCAGAGGAGTCCGGCGATCAACCGACAGGCGATCTGTTCATCGGTATCCGGACAAGTGTCGAGAAGCATGTATGGATGCTGAACGCTTACCTCGGCTAAGAACGTATAACGGCCGGCTTCGCGCTGGAAGATTCAAGTATTCCCCAGCATCTTAACAGCGCCAAATGGCCGGTTCCAGTCATGATTCTGACTGGAACCGGCCATTTTGTTTTGCCGCCGCTCTTTTGCGGAGGCGGTTACTTGATGAATACGCCGCCGAAGGGAAGAACTTCCCTCAGGAACCGCTTGAGAATGCCGTCCTCATGGTTCTCCTGTTCAAACCTGCGGTTCTGCCGGCCGGCCTGAAAGAGGACAGGCCCGCTGCCGGTCATTTTCCAGTGATAGCTCATATGCTGGCTGGCCAGATGATTTCCGTAGACGGTCAGTTCCAGCCGGGCATTCTCTGGATAAGCGATCACACTGCCCGCATCGACATACAAAGGCTCCACCGGGTCCAGAGATGCTTCGCATACGGTTCCTTCCGTCAGAATGCCGATGCTGCCGTTGCCGGAGAATTTGACCTTGACGATATCCCGGGTCACGATCATATTTTTTACGCTAAGGACACGGGTCTGCATAGCGATTCCTTTACTGTAATAGAACAGGTGCTTGAAGTCATAGAGCAGGTCGTCCTTGCCCTCCAGCTTAACCGTTTTGACCCGGTAACCCGGCGGCAGCGCCGCCGTGAACCGGCATGGACCGGTCATATCCGCCCGGATCAGCTTGCGTTTGCGGTACATTCCCTTTACATCCATAAACCGGTCGGCCCGTCCGGATGAAGGCCCTTGATAGGCTATGATCTGCTGCGGATGCAGCACATGAATTTCCTCATTCTCCTCCAGCGTGAACGTCAAAGCCTGGCCGCTTGAGGAGTTTCCTTTCTCTTGGACTTCCGCGTTCACCGTGTCGCACTCCTTCCTAATCGTCTAGGCATCCTTCGCCGGACCTGTGTATTAACGCATTCTGTCTCCTCTGCTGGAACGGCTGCGCATGCTGAGGCGGATGACCCTGGTCAGTATAAAATAACCCGCAATCAGTCCGAGCCCTGTAAGTACGGTCACTTTAAGACGGTGCACATAGCTTTCACGGGCGGCGCGCTCGTCTCTCAGCTCATCGACTAACGCGGTAAGCTGCCGATTCTGTTCTTGCAGAGCTGCATTTTCGCTGCGGTACGTTTGCAGTTGATTTTGAGTTTGATCCAGCTGATCTATAGTTTGTCCAAGCTGATCCTTCGTCTGCTCCAGCTCGTTTACAGTCTGATGATAGCTTTCCTGCAGCTCGTCAACCTGATCCGGCAGCTCGGAGAATTGCTCCAGCCCGCGGTACAAATCGCTGAATACATTTGCTTGGGCGGCTGATGCCGGAAGGGTATAAAAAATGGAAGCCATCAAAATAAAGGCGGCCATCAGGCGCGGCAGCGAGGGAAACTTTGATTTCATAAGTTGATCACCGCCTGACATGTAATTAGGTTTCTTCTATACTACTATACTGATTATAACATGTCAGCATCCGGGCAGATTGCGGCAAAAGACGCCCTCCGCCCATCGTTTTGTTGTAGGGAAGCGGTATTTGCCTTATACTTTGGACCTGTAAAGGGGTTGATCTCATTTGAACAATTGGCTGAAGACCATTTTGTTTCTGGCCGGTTCGGCCCTGCTGACAAGATGGATTCCTTTTTCCAGCCTGTTTCGAAATCTGGATACGATGATCCACGAATTCGGCCATGCGCTCGTTACACTGCTCCTGTCGGGGCAGGTGCTGCGGATTGAATTGTACGCAGATCACAGCGGGGTTACTTACTCGGCCGTTCAGGCGGGATTCCGCTCGGTATTGGTGTCGCTCGCAGGTTATCCTTCCGCTTCGCTGTTTGCGCTTCTGCTCTTTTATTTGTATGCAAGAGGCCGCAAGGAATGGGGACTTATATTGGCGGCCGGCATTGCGCTTGTGATGCTTGTGCTCTATGTGCGGAGCGGCTTTGGCATGCTATGGCTGGCTGGATTTGCCGGGCTTAATATCGTCATGCTGTTCCTTGGAAAAGGGGTCCGGAAGTTCTACTATCTGCTTCTGGCTTTTCTGACGCTGGAGGAATCCGTTGCCGGCACGCTCTATTTGGTTTCGGCAGCCCTCTATTCGCCATCGCGGGCGGGCGATGCCGCCAATCTGGCCCATCTTACCGGAATGCCGGCTGTGATTTGGGCGGCTTTGTTTTTTCTCTTTGCGCTGCTTTGCGCCAAGCGGGCGCTGGGTTCGTTTTTTCGATCCGCGCGTCCTGGGCGGGAAAGAGAAAACCTTCAGGGAAGAATGAAATAATTCAATGCATTTATGCAATTTATAGCGGTTGCTCTCCAAGAGCGGTTTACTTTCGGGTGAATTTGCTCTTTTTTTGTCGATAATATCAAACCGAACATACATTCCATGACAAGGAGCTGTCCGCCAATATTGGTACATTATATAGAAGACCCAAAAAAAGAAAGAGGTGGAAATCATGCATGCCAGCATTCAACCGGTTTACACGTGGAGCCGCGATTGCATTTTTTCCGGCAAATCGCAAAAAGCCATTCTGCTCATCGAATGGCGCGGCACCGCACAGCCGATTACCGGGCGGAAGAAGTCTCATACAGTGGCCGCGCGAGATATTGAGCTGCAAATATGGCTTGAGCCCCATGTCAACCTGACCGGGTTGCACGGCTGCCGTAAGGCGGACAGCGGAGACCGGGCGCTCCTCCTCCCGCTGGGGACAATCCGTGCCGGGCAGACTAAGTATATCGCTCTGGATTTTGATTTGGAACCCCGAGCGGCCGGGCGGTATGAAATGCTCTGGCTCCAGTGGCGGTACCGGCAGAAGACAGGTGAACGCGGATGCGAACTGCCTGTACAGAAGCTGACGCTGGAATACAGCCGCCACACCGGATGCATGGATGAGGTCTGCTCTTTTTACGTGGAGAAGCACAGGGAACTGCTGATGGTGGAGGAGTCCATTGCGGAAGCTCTGTCTCTGAGCGCTGACGGGCGGCAGACTGAAGCCCGGGAGAAGCTGCGGCGTCATGCGGACAAGCTGCTGCTGCTGGCTGTACGTTCCGGAGATACCGATCTTACGCGGGAAGCCGAGTCGCTCTATATGCAGAGCGAACGGAAGACGAGTCCATGCTTGGAAGAAAACAGCCCATCCCAATATGCAAGCGGTTGAATTGATAATGAATATAGGGATTAATACCTAATATTTTATTGAGTCTTTATACTTATTATTTTTAGGGATAAACTTAGAAATACACTATTATTTGTGTTAAAATAGTAAAATAGTTCTATTACATATCCCATTATATGGAATTTTATTGATTGGTATAGTGCATATATCCGAATCTGGCTTAAAGACGAATTTATTTTACTAATGTTGGCAAGGAGTAGTTAATATGACAGACCGATTAATTCGTCTGATGCGTGTTATTACGCTCGTTCAGGCCAAGCCCGGCATTCTGGCGCGCGAACTGGCTGAGCGCTGCGGCACCAGTGAGAGAACGATTTATCGGGATATGGATGCCTTGAGCGCCATGCATATTCCAATTACCCATATGGGCCACGGGAAGGGATATGCTTTTATCGGTAATTTTGCGCTGTATCCCCTGGATTGGTCATCGAAAGAAGCGGCCGCTTTTTCGCAGCTTCGCGTCAATATAGATAAGATTAAACCTTGGCTGCCCGAAGGCTTCGAGAGCGCCTATGAAAAGCTGATGGCGGCCGAATATAAATACAGAGCGGATAGGGAAGAGAATATGGAAAGCGCCAAAACAGAAGCCGGTTCTTTCTGGCTGGAGCGGTACGATGCCGGGACGGAACAGCCCCATTTGATTCATATTCTGAACGCTGTGCTGAAACAAAAAAGCATTCGCGTCGATTACTGCGATAATTCACAAGAGGAGAACGGACTTGAGATCGATCCGTACTACCTGGTTCCGCTGGACAATCGTTTTCATCTCATCGGTTACTGTCACAGCTTCAAGGGCATTCGCAGCTTTCACACCCATGATCTGACGAATGTTAAACTGCTGGACAGGGCTTTTTCCAAAGAACCGTTCAATTTGCAGGCGTTCACGAAGCAGAAGTGGTCCGTGGAGGAAGACAGCCTCCGGGTGGAGTTCAAGGTTAGATTTTCTGACAGTGCACTGGAAGAAATCAAACGGGGCAAGCCGGAAATCGCACCTGTAAAAATGAAACCCCAGGGCAAATACGCCTGTTTTGAAGTGTCGCTTGAGCGGGACAGGGAGTTCATTGAATGGGTGGCAAATTTTAAAGAGGAAGCGGAAATTATCGAGCCCTCCCATTACCGGGAGGTTTTCCGCTATCGAATTGAGAAGTGGCTGTCGCTGTATAAATAGCGCAGTCATTTTTTTAAAATATAAGAAAGTATAAGCTTCGCGCTTATCATTTGTCTTATATTTCTACGAGAAACGATACCTAAAAGCGATACTCGTACCGCCACTTCGGAAGCTTAAGCTCCTAACAGGACGGCGCGGCCGTTTCTTCTTGAGTGTTTTTTTTATGTAACCGCATGTAAGTTTATGCAAACTGAAAAAAAAGGATAGTCCGAGTTTCCAAAATTTATTCTTGTCGGGGCAGATTATATATAGTAAAGTCATTAAATATAACACCTTTGCCGGTTTAAAGCGGCATTTCTTTCATGCAATGTTAGGTTAATGCTTTCATGTAATGTCAGGTTCGGTGCTCTCTACAGACTTTTGGAGAGTTTTTATTTTATTCAAATTTGACCCACGTTCAATTTTTTACCGAAAAGAGGTAAACTTCTTTGATCCAACCTATTTTGAAAATTGAGAATCTACATACGCATTTCTTTACTGAAAAAGGGGAAGTGCCTGCGGTTGACGGCGTCGATCTCTACATCAATCCCGGAGAGGTGCTGGGCGTGGTGGGGGAATCGGGCTGCGGAAAAAGCGTCACCTCCCTGTCCGTGCTGAAGCTCGTGCCGAGTCCGCCGGGCCGCATTGTGGACGGCCGCATTGTATTCAAGGGGACGGATATCGTGCCGCTTAAAGAAAAGGAAATGCGGAAAATCCGCGGCAACGCCGTGTCTATGATTTTTCAGGAGCCGATGACCTCTCTCAATCCGCTGTTCACCGTCGG
This region of Paenibacillus sp. URB8-2 genomic DNA includes:
- a CDS encoding AIM24 family protein codes for the protein MNAEVQEKGNSSSGQALTFTLEENEEIHVLHPQQIIAYQGPSSGRADRFMDVKGMYRKRKLIRADMTGPCRFTAALPPGYRVKTVKLEGKDDLLYDFKHLFYYSKGIAMQTRVLSVKNMIVTRDIVKVKFSGNGSIGILTEGTVCEASLDPVEPLYVDAGSVIAYPENARLELTVYGNHLASQHMSYHWKMTGSGPVLFQAGRQNRRFEQENHEDGILKRFLREVLPFGGVFIK
- a CDS encoding Dps family protein — translated: MSTDLKTQTELHATLNRQTANWTLLGIKLHHYHWFVTGTDFFTLHSQFEEYYNEAAEYVDTVAERLLAIGGKPASTMKEYLALSSLQEATGGESAKEMVAALAKDYALLAQELSAGITLAEESGDQPTGDLFIGIRTSVEKHVWMLNAYLG
- a CDS encoding helix-turn-helix transcriptional regulator, with product MTDRLIRLMRVITLVQAKPGILARELAERCGTSERTIYRDMDALSAMHIPITHMGHGKGYAFIGNFALYPLDWSSKEAAAFSQLRVNIDKIKPWLPEGFESAYEKLMAAEYKYRADREENMESAKTEAGSFWLERYDAGTEQPHLIHILNAVLKQKSIRVDYCDNSQEENGLEIDPYYLVPLDNRFHLIGYCHSFKGIRSFHTHDLTNVKLLDRAFSKEPFNLQAFTKQKWSVEEDSLRVEFKVRFSDSALEEIKRGKPEIAPVKMKPQGKYACFEVSLERDREFIEWVANFKEEAEIIEPSHYREVFRYRIEKWLSLYK
- a CDS encoding M50 family metallopeptidase, with product MNNWLKTILFLAGSALLTRWIPFSSLFRNLDTMIHEFGHALVTLLLSGQVLRIELYADHSGVTYSAVQAGFRSVLVSLAGYPSASLFALLLFYLYARGRKEWGLILAAGIALVMLVLYVRSGFGMLWLAGFAGLNIVMLFLGKGVRKFYYLLLAFLTLEESVAGTLYLVSAALYSPSRAGDAANLAHLTGMPAVIWAALFFLFALLCAKRALGSFFRSARPGRERENLQGRMK